In the Klebsiella aerogenes KCTC 2190 genome, one interval contains:
- the queE gene encoding 7-carboxy-7-deazaguanine synthase QueE — protein MQYPINEMFQTLQGEGYFTGVPAIFIRLQGCPVGCAWCDTKHTWDKLADREVSLFSILAKTKESDKWGPATSDDLLAIIGRQGWTARHVVITGGEPCIHDLTPLTDLLEQHGFSCQIETSGTHEVRCSHNTWVTVSPKVNMRGGYDVLSQALQRADEIKHPVGRVRDIEALDELLETLADEKPRIIALQPISQKEDATRLCIETCIARNWRLSMQTHKYLNIA, from the coding sequence ATGCAGTACCCGATTAACGAGATGTTCCAGACCTTGCAAGGCGAGGGTTACTTTACCGGCGTGCCTGCCATTTTTATTCGTTTGCAGGGATGCCCGGTTGGTTGCGCCTGGTGCGATACCAAACATACCTGGGATAAGCTGGCCGATCGGGAAGTGTCTCTATTTAGTATCCTCGCTAAAACCAAAGAGAGCGATAAGTGGGGCCCGGCGACCAGCGACGATCTGCTGGCGATCATTGGCCGTCAGGGATGGACCGCCCGTCACGTCGTGATTACCGGCGGCGAGCCCTGTATTCACGATCTCACGCCGTTGACCGATCTGCTTGAGCAACATGGTTTCAGCTGCCAGATTGAAACCAGCGGCACGCATGAAGTGCGCTGCAGCCACAACACCTGGGTCACGGTCTCGCCGAAAGTGAACATGCGCGGCGGCTATGATGTGCTTTCGCAGGCGCTGCAGCGCGCCGATGAAATCAAGCATCCGGTTGGCCGCGTGCGCGATATCGAAGCGCTGGATGAACTGCTGGAAACGCTGGCCGATGAAAAGCCGCGTATTATTGCCTTGCAGCCGATTAGTCAAAAAGAAGATGCGACGCGTCTGTGCATCGAGACCTGTATCGCCCGAAACTGGCGCTTATCCATGCAGACGCATAAATACCTGAACATCGCCTGA